From the genome of Scytonema hofmannii PCC 7110, one region includes:
- a CDS encoding GNAT family N-acetyltransferase — protein MKMIEIRSIQNEIEFNDMLYQRWLVLRAPLGLPRGTEKDLYEDNAFHAIALWNKQIIGSARLRLLSEDLGSIAYVAILPEFQNQGIGTKLMQKLIATAAEKNLKTLRVMARTNVLKFYNRVGFIAEGEPFDYLDIPHVFMYYKLQAYPQLVRD, from the coding sequence ATGAAGATGATAGAAATTCGCTCAATTCAAAATGAAATAGAGTTTAATGATATGCTTTACCAAAGGTGGCTTGTTCTGAGAGCACCTTTAGGTCTGCCAAGGGGAACAGAGAAAGACTTGTATGAAGACAATGCCTTTCATGCGATCGCCCTTTGGAACAAACAAATTATAGGTTCTGCAAGATTGCGCCTTCTTTCAGAAGATTTGGGAAGCATCGCTTATGTTGCTATCTTACCAGAATTTCAAAATCAGGGTATCGGCACTAAGCTTATGCAGAAATTGATTGCAACTGCTGCTGAAAAGAATCTCAAAACTTTGAGAGTTATGGCGAGAACCAATGTTTTAAAATTTTACAACCGCGTGGGATTTATAGCCGAGGGGGAACCATTTGATTACTTAGACATTCCTCACGTTTTCATGTACTACAAGTTACAAGCTTATCCTCAATTGGTAAGAGACTAG